In a single window of the Planctomycetia bacterium genome:
- a CDS encoding amidohydrolase family protein: MRSIIAFWLIFCCVAGEVRAATQAFIGATLIPIGAPEIENSVLIIEDGKIVAVGAAGATRIPDDAERIDVRGKVIMPGLIDTHSHVGGGWGGDSSAPIQPDVRVLDSINVRDSGFQKAQAGGLTTMNIMPGSGHLLSGQTIYVKDKDGHTIEDLAIRDAQGQILGGMKMANGTNSQKGPPFPGTRSKSAALVRQKYVKAQAYRQKIADAKDDPEKMPERDLEMEAMVEVLERRRVVHHHTHRNDDIMTVLRLQKEFGFKVVLHHVSEAWKVADEIAAAKAPCSVILVDSPGGKIEAANLVMTTAAILEKAGVLVAFHTDDPITDSRLFLRMAALGVRAGMSREKALEALTIAGARMLELDHRIGSLEPGKDADFIVLSGDPLSVYTHVLETYVEGTRVFDLANPADRLYAVGGYGAGHDQVMHFCCFEGPNND; the protein is encoded by the coding sequence GTGCGAAGCATCATCGCTTTTTGGCTGATTTTCTGCTGCGTTGCAGGCGAGGTTCGGGCGGCGACTCAAGCGTTCATCGGCGCCACGCTGATTCCGATCGGCGCACCGGAGATCGAGAACAGCGTTCTCATTATTGAGGACGGCAAGATCGTTGCTGTCGGCGCCGCTGGTGCAACGCGCATACCCGATGACGCCGAGCGCATCGACGTTCGAGGCAAGGTCATCATGCCCGGCCTCATTGACACGCACAGCCACGTCGGCGGCGGCTGGGGCGGCGATTCGAGCGCGCCGATTCAGCCCGACGTACGCGTGCTCGATTCGATCAATGTTCGCGACTCCGGCTTTCAGAAGGCCCAGGCAGGCGGCCTGACGACGATGAACATCATGCCCGGGTCGGGGCATCTGCTTTCCGGACAGACGATTTACGTCAAGGACAAAGACGGTCACACCATCGAGGACTTGGCCATCCGTGACGCCCAGGGGCAAATCCTCGGCGGCATGAAGATGGCCAACGGCACGAATTCGCAGAAGGGCCCACCGTTTCCCGGGACACGATCCAAGTCTGCGGCGCTGGTTCGACAGAAGTACGTCAAGGCGCAGGCTTATCGTCAGAAAATCGCCGACGCGAAGGACGACCCCGAGAAAATGCCTGAGCGCGATTTGGAGATGGAGGCGATGGTCGAGGTATTGGAGCGTCGCCGCGTCGTCCATCATCACACCCATCGCAATGACGACATCATGACCGTGCTTCGGCTTCAGAAGGAGTTCGGCTTCAAGGTTGTCCTCCACCACGTCAGCGAAGCGTGGAAGGTCGCGGATGAAATCGCGGCGGCGAAGGCGCCGTGTTCCGTGATTCTTGTTGACAGCCCCGGCGGGAAGATTGAGGCGGCGAATCTGGTGATGACGACCGCCGCCATCCTTGAGAAGGCCGGCGTATTGGTCGCGTTTCATACGGATGACCCCATCACGGACTCACGGCTTTTCCTGCGCATGGCGGCCCTCGGTGTCCGCGCCGGCATGTCGCGCGAGAAGGCACTGGAAGCCCTGACCATCGCCGGCGCGAGAATGCTCGAACTGGATCATCGCATCGGATCGCTGGAGCCCGGGAAAGATGCGGACTTCATTGTTCTCTCCGGCGATCCGCTCAGTGTCTATACACACGTCCTCGAAACCTACGTCGAGGGGACTCGCGTCTTTGACCTGGCGAACCCGGCCGATCGACTCTATGCCGTCGGCGGGTATGGCGCAGGACACGATCAGGTCATGCACTTCTGCTGCTTCGAGGGCCCGAACAATGATTAG
- a CDS encoding amidohydrolase family protein translates to MIRFSLIAAVLFSICSTTSAETLVIRGTTVHTMAGSAISDGVVIVEDGKITRVGAAASIPVPQGARVLSAAVVTPGLIDAHTVVGLTGYLNQDQDQDQLDLTDAIQPELRAIDSYNPNELLIEWLRGFGITTIHTGHAPGALVSGQTMIVKTTGNTVDEALIKPVAMVAARLGVDGRGDAKSPGTRSKAVAMLRAELLKAQTYQKKMGEEDEKKRPDRDLRLETLGRVLSGELPLMVTAYRTTDMLAAIRVAKEFGFKLVLDGAAEAYLILDEIKAAGVPVIIHPTMARSGRGETENISFETAARLRAAGVPTALQSGYESYVPKTRVVLFEAGIAAANGNSFNDALSMITIDAAKILGIADRVGTLEPGKDADVALFDGDPLEYTTHCIGVVINGKIVSESAR, encoded by the coding sequence ATGATTAGATTTTCCCTCATCGCGGCGGTGTTGTTTTCAATCTGCTCCACGACGAGTGCAGAGACCCTTGTCATCCGCGGGACGACCGTTCATACGATGGCCGGATCGGCGATCAGCGACGGAGTGGTTATCGTGGAAGACGGCAAGATCACCCGAGTTGGCGCTGCCGCTTCGATCCCGGTTCCACAGGGTGCGCGGGTGCTTAGTGCCGCCGTGGTGACGCCGGGCCTCATTGACGCCCACACTGTCGTCGGCCTGACCGGCTATTTGAATCAAGACCAAGATCAGGATCAGCTCGATCTAACGGACGCGATTCAGCCCGAGCTGCGCGCCATCGACAGCTATAACCCGAACGAGCTCCTCATCGAATGGCTGCGCGGCTTCGGCATCACTACGATTCACACCGGCCACGCCCCCGGCGCGCTGGTCTCCGGTCAGACGATGATCGTGAAGACCACAGGCAACACGGTCGACGAGGCGCTCATCAAGCCGGTGGCGATGGTCGCGGCAAGGCTTGGCGTCGATGGGCGGGGAGATGCCAAGTCCCCCGGCACGCGGTCCAAGGCCGTGGCCATGCTGCGTGCTGAGTTACTTAAGGCGCAGACCTATCAGAAGAAGATGGGCGAGGAAGATGAGAAGAAGCGGCCCGATCGCGATCTGCGCCTTGAGACGCTCGGAAGAGTCCTTTCCGGCGAGCTGCCGCTCATGGTCACGGCCTATCGAACTACGGATATGCTGGCCGCGATTCGCGTCGCGAAGGAGTTCGGGTTTAAGCTCGTCCTCGACGGGGCCGCGGAGGCATATCTGATTCTCGACGAGATCAAGGCCGCCGGCGTGCCGGTAATCATTCACCCGACGATGGCGCGCAGCGGCCGAGGGGAAACGGAGAACATCAGCTTCGAAACGGCGGCGAGGCTCCGTGCGGCCGGCGTCCCGACGGCCCTCCAGAGCGGATACGAATCTTACGTGCCCAAGACGCGGGTGGTACTCTTCGAGGCCGGAATCGCAGCAGCCAATGGAAACTCTTTCAACGATGCGCTCTCGATGATCACCATCGATGCCGCGAAGATCCTCGGCATCGCCGATCGTGTCGGCACTCTGGAGCCCGGCAAGGATGCTGACGTGGCGCTGTTCGACGGCGATCCGCTCGAATACACGACGCACTGCATCGGCGTCGTTATCAATGGCAAGATCGTCAGCGAGTCGGCGCGCTAA
- the tpx gene encoding thiol peroxidase: MSRTCTLKGNPLDLAGPELKVGDTAPDAVLKKSLVDDFKISESAGKARIFSVVPSLDTPVCAEQTRRFNKEVANLPNVDFYTISCDLPVAMSRFCGAEGINTERMKTLSDHKETSFGQAYGVLIPKLRILSRAVFVVDASNKLRYVEYVPEVASHPNYDAILACAKGL; the protein is encoded by the coding sequence ATGTCCAGAACGTGCACCCTTAAGGGAAACCCTTTGGATCTCGCGGGACCGGAGCTGAAGGTCGGCGATACGGCCCCGGACGCCGTGCTGAAGAAGTCGCTGGTCGATGATTTCAAGATCAGCGAGTCTGCCGGCAAGGCGCGGATTTTCAGCGTGGTCCCCTCGCTGGACACGCCGGTCTGTGCCGAGCAGACGAGACGGTTCAACAAGGAAGTCGCCAACCTGCCCAACGTCGACTTCTACACCATCAGTTGCGACCTGCCGGTGGCGATGAGCCGCTTCTGCGGCGCCGAGGGCATCAACACCGAGCGGATGAAGACGCTTAGCGATCATAAGGAGACCTCCTTCGGCCAGGCCTACGGCGTCTTGATTCCCAAGCTGCGGATTCTTTCCCGCGCCGTGTTCGTCGTCGATGCGTCGAACAAGCTGCGCTACGTCGAGTATGTACCGGAAGTCGCCAGTCATCCGAACTACGACGCCATCCTTGCCTGCGCGAAGGGGCTGTAA
- a CDS encoding Holliday junction DNA helicase RuvA, producing MIVRMRGQLSELDEVSVTLDRDGISYEVLVPGYAVPELAASRGQSITLHTIEYLEGSSAGGNLTPRLIGFLHPEDREFFETFLTVKGVGVRKGLRALAAPVARIAADIENGDAVALARLPGIGRRMADQIVAELRGKVKAHAFAAATSPAAAISGYSAEQRDAIEVLVAWGDSRADAQKWIARAAQLHSDLSTPEAWVKAAYRIKSGAEG from the coding sequence ATGATCGTGCGAATGCGCGGCCAGTTGAGCGAACTCGACGAGGTATCGGTCACCCTCGATCGCGACGGCATCTCCTACGAAGTCCTGGTCCCGGGCTATGCTGTGCCGGAACTTGCCGCGAGTCGCGGTCAGTCAATCACCCTGCACACAATTGAGTATCTGGAGGGAAGTTCCGCGGGGGGAAATCTGACGCCAAGACTGATCGGATTCCTTCACCCCGAGGACCGCGAGTTTTTCGAGACCTTTCTGACCGTCAAAGGCGTGGGCGTGCGAAAGGGACTGCGGGCACTCGCGGCTCCCGTGGCGAGGATCGCGGCCGATATTGAGAATGGTGATGCCGTCGCCCTGGCACGGCTGCCGGGTATCGGGCGACGGATGGCGGATCAGATCGTCGCGGAGCTCCGCGGCAAGGTGAAGGCCCACGCCTTTGCGGCGGCAACGTCCCCGGCGGCCGCGATCTCTGGATACAGCGCCGAGCAGCGCGATGCGATCGAAGTTCTCGTGGCCTGGGGAGATTCGCGGGCCGACGCCCAAAAGTGGATTGCGCGGGCAGCGCAGCTCCATTCCGACTTGTCCACTCCCGAAGCCTGGGTGAAAGCGGCGTATCGAATCAAGAGCGGGGCGGAGGGGTAA
- the ruvB gene encoding Holliday junction branch migration DNA helicase RuvB encodes MSRERMMSNEPGDAREEQSNWALRPRRLDECIGQRQVIAQLRIALDAAKGRREPLEHVLLDGPPGLGKTTLAYVIAEEMQVADRIRITSGPAIVKTADLMSVLTNLSEGDILFIDEIHRLNKVVEEFLYPAMEDYRVDFTIEGGMSGRTVNFQLKRFTLIGATTRAGMLTAAMRDRFGLRYHLEFYEPDDLLEIVRRSAKRLEIQTDEESMRMLAERSRGTPRVANRLLRRVRDYAQVRADGKLTIGVVEKALSIEEIDGIGLDRLDRAFLAALIDTYRGGPAGIEAIAATMGQSRDTLEDMVEPFLLQRGFVTRTRQGRCATHRAYQHLGLPPPADATSAEPSDADDGLFSGSA; translated from the coding sequence ATGAGCCGCGAACGAATGATGAGCAACGAGCCGGGTGACGCCCGCGAGGAGCAGTCCAATTGGGCCCTGCGACCACGCCGACTGGATGAGTGCATCGGCCAGCGGCAGGTGATTGCCCAGCTTCGTATTGCCTTGGATGCAGCGAAAGGGCGACGCGAGCCGTTGGAGCACGTGCTTCTGGATGGGCCGCCGGGTTTGGGAAAGACAACGCTGGCCTATGTCATCGCAGAGGAGATGCAGGTTGCCGATCGCATTCGCATCACCAGTGGTCCGGCGATCGTGAAGACGGCCGACCTGATGAGCGTCCTGACGAATCTCTCCGAAGGCGACATTCTGTTCATCGACGAGATTCACCGGCTCAACAAGGTCGTCGAAGAATTCCTGTATCCCGCGATGGAGGACTATCGCGTCGATTTCACGATTGAGGGCGGCATGTCCGGCCGGACGGTGAATTTCCAGCTCAAGCGTTTCACCCTGATCGGCGCGACCACACGGGCGGGAATGCTGACGGCGGCCATGCGCGATCGATTCGGCCTGCGGTATCACCTTGAGTTCTACGAACCGGACGACTTATTGGAGATTGTGCGTCGCTCCGCGAAACGGCTGGAAATCCAGACCGATGAGGAATCGATGCGGATGCTGGCCGAGCGGTCACGGGGCACGCCGCGCGTGGCGAATCGGCTCCTGCGCCGCGTGCGCGACTACGCCCAGGTCCGCGCCGACGGAAAGCTGACGATCGGCGTCGTGGAGAAGGCGTTATCCATCGAGGAGATCGACGGCATCGGCCTGGACCGGCTCGATCGCGCCTTTCTCGCCGCCCTCATCGACACCTATCGCGGCGGTCCCGCCGGCATCGAGGCCATCGCCGCGACAATGGGCCAGAGCCGCGACACGCTCGAGGATATGGTCGAGCCTTTTCTTCTGCAGAGGGGATTTGTCACCCGCACGCGCCAAGGCCGATGCGCCACGCACCGGGCATATCAGCACCTCGGCCTGCCGCCGCCGGCCGATGCAACCAGCGCGGAGCCGAGCGATGCCGACGACGGGCTCTTTAGCGGTTCTGCTTAG
- a CDS encoding ABC transporter ATP-binding protein, with protein MPGGPSANQSDTTRKGGSPIHFMRVLRFSRPYFRTLYPGLFCIVIFAMTYSLNIVTLLPVIKLMADNQSLPTWVDQTISEKRLRFLLIESDGQLQIVATKGAKQLPEGVRDRDTVVSLNGQKLSGPEAFREVTALPKGSDATIEVLHPGTGETHSATVQLKDLKSLDYLLLRIGRLLPAETTKEAKMRTLSIVFATILVITVVGGVCRFFGEYLIALVAGRTVVAIRRQMYDRVLRFPVSYFASRGVSDTVSRFVQDSQDIYRGLNFVFAKSLREPLKAGFAFAFALFLDWRITLITVAVAPLAGILIRKFGKMIRKANKGLLQGYGRMLNALESALSGIRVVKGYTMESYERRHLHAVDMHMLRQQMKIERTDALTGPAFEVMGVFVAIGAIAYFANLMFDNRMDFAKFATIAACMAGMFDPVRKMSSFYNRIQQANAALDRVFEIIDLPTEESGRHDADVLPTISESIELQNIHFTYPGSERPALDGISLTIKRGERIAFVGPNGSGKTTLLAMLMRFFDPQEGRILIDGRDIANYSMWSLRRQISLITQDSVIFADTLANNIAYGDDRLLRRLVLRRRHPERFPPGPDPDHERIVDAAKAAYAHEFICEKPEGYDTYVGEHGTQLSGGQKQRIAIARAILRNAPIFIFDEATSQIDSESEQKIHDAVERFLEGRTALIIAHRFSTILQADRIVVLDRGRVVDSGKHPELMERCKLYQTLYGSQILDDK; from the coding sequence ATGCCCGGAGGCCCAAGCGCCAACCAGTCTGATACCACCCGCAAGGGCGGCTCACCGATTCATTTCATGCGCGTGTTGCGCTTTTCCCGGCCGTACTTCCGTACTCTGTATCCCGGCCTGTTCTGCATCGTCATCTTCGCGATGACGTACTCGCTGAACATCGTGACGCTACTGCCGGTCATCAAGCTGATGGCCGACAACCAGAGCCTTCCGACCTGGGTGGATCAGACGATCAGCGAGAAGCGGCTTCGCTTTCTGTTGATTGAGTCCGACGGGCAACTCCAGATCGTGGCTACCAAGGGGGCCAAGCAGCTACCTGAAGGGGTGCGGGATCGTGACACGGTGGTGAGCCTCAACGGGCAGAAGCTCTCCGGACCGGAGGCGTTTCGCGAGGTGACGGCCCTGCCCAAGGGATCGGACGCGACGATTGAAGTGCTGCATCCGGGAACCGGAGAGACGCATTCCGCGACGGTGCAACTGAAGGATCTGAAATCGCTCGATTACCTGCTGCTTCGGATCGGACGTCTCCTGCCTGCCGAGACGACGAAGGAAGCGAAGATGCGGACGCTCTCCATCGTCTTCGCGACCATTCTCGTCATCACGGTGGTCGGCGGCGTGTGCCGATTCTTCGGTGAGTATCTGATCGCCCTTGTCGCGGGGCGCACCGTCGTTGCCATTCGCCGGCAGATGTATGACCGGGTGCTGAGGTTTCCCGTTTCTTACTTCGCCTCGCGTGGCGTAAGCGATACGGTCAGCCGGTTTGTTCAGGACAGCCAGGACATCTATCGCGGCCTCAACTTCGTCTTTGCCAAGAGCCTGCGCGAGCCGCTGAAGGCCGGTTTCGCATTCGCATTCGCCCTGTTTCTCGACTGGCGAATCACGCTTATTACCGTCGCCGTCGCTCCACTCGCCGGTATTCTGATCCGCAAATTCGGCAAGATGATCCGCAAGGCGAACAAGGGTCTTCTGCAGGGATACGGCCGGATGCTCAACGCACTGGAGAGCGCTTTGAGCGGGATTCGCGTGGTCAAGGGCTACACGATGGAGAGCTACGAGCGCCGCCATCTCCACGCCGTCGACATGCACATGCTGCGGCAGCAGATGAAGATCGAGCGCACCGACGCGCTGACCGGGCCTGCCTTTGAAGTGATGGGCGTCTTTGTTGCGATCGGGGCCATCGCCTATTTCGCCAATCTGATGTTCGACAATCGGATGGACTTTGCAAAGTTCGCCACGATCGCCGCGTGCATGGCGGGCATGTTTGATCCCGTGCGAAAGATGTCATCTTTCTACAACCGCATTCAGCAGGCCAACGCCGCGCTGGACCGCGTCTTCGAGATTATCGATTTGCCCACGGAAGAATCCGGTCGTCACGATGCCGACGTATTGCCGACGATCAGCGAGAGCATCGAGCTGCAGAACATTCACTTCACCTACCCAGGCAGCGAAAGGCCCGCGCTTGATGGAATCAGTCTGACGATCAAGCGCGGTGAGCGAATCGCCTTCGTCGGGCCTAACGGATCCGGCAAGACAACCCTTCTGGCCATGCTCATGCGATTCTTTGATCCGCAGGAAGGCCGCATTCTTATTGACGGCAGGGACATCGCGAATTACTCGATGTGGTCACTCCGAAGGCAGATCAGCCTTATCACGCAAGACAGCGTGATCTTTGCCGACACCCTCGCCAACAACATCGCTTATGGCGACGACCGGTTGCTCCGGAGGCTTGTCCTGCGTCGACGGCACCCGGAGAGGTTTCCGCCCGGCCCCGACCCGGACCACGAGCGAATCGTCGATGCGGCGAAGGCCGCGTACGCACACGAGTTCATTTGCGAGAAGCCCGAAGGGTACGACACATACGTCGGGGAACACGGCACGCAGCTTTCCGGCGGTCAGAAGCAGCGCATCGCCATTGCCCGGGCGATTCTGCGCAATGCGCCGATTTTCATCTTCGATGAGGCGACCAGTCAGATCGACAGCGAGAGCGAGCAGAAGATTCACGACGCGGTGGAGCGATTTCTGGAGGGTCGGACCGCACTGATCATCGCCCACCGCTTCTCGACGATTCTCCAGGCGGACCGCATCGTCGTTCTTGACCGAGGCCGTGTGGTCGATTCGGGCAAGCATCCGGAACTCATGGAGCGCTGCAAGCTCTATCAAACCTTGTACGGATCTCAGATTCTGGACGACAAGTAA
- a CDS encoding cysteine--tRNA ligase: MTLRLYNTLSGEKEVFESVEPGKVGIYLCGPTVYKPAHIGHAVGPVIFDVIKRYLSYKGFKVTWVVNITDVEDKLIAASREAGRTVPDLARELEREYVEAMARLGVRAIDHMPRASEHIGEIIAHIKRLMGNGVAYEAGADVYYDVAKNAEYGKLSHRKPEEQHAGTREGLVHSGKRNPGDFALWKGAKPDEPADVQYDSPWGKGRPGWHIECSAMAMKYLGQTFDIHGGGLDLKFPHHENEIAQAEMDTGKPFARYWLHHGLTRFNTKKISKSDASFEPVMESLQLRNLLAKHPPELLRFLILQSQYRSPIDFSEEALRAAKTALDTFYRLLERIERTTGVDPYTLKVLAEQVREQNPLPAAEDLIQETVRQQVRFLEAMDDDINTAGAISVLFELAGILNRFLDASRLETKEDEKLRKAGQGAAGTFMMLARLLGLFIEKPRGEELDSKGDAAGLLDLIIEVRKMSRDAKQFQIADRIRDRLTELGFTLEDGQDGTRWRRA, translated from the coding sequence ATGACGCTTCGCTTGTACAACACGTTATCCGGAGAAAAGGAAGTCTTCGAATCCGTCGAGCCCGGCAAGGTGGGCATCTACCTGTGCGGGCCGACGGTTTACAAGCCCGCCCACATCGGACACGCGGTTGGTCCGGTGATTTTCGACGTCATAAAACGGTACTTGAGCTACAAGGGGTTCAAGGTTACCTGGGTCGTCAACATAACGGATGTTGAGGACAAGCTGATCGCCGCATCGCGCGAGGCGGGTCGAACAGTGCCGGACCTCGCTCGGGAACTGGAACGCGAATATGTCGAGGCAATGGCCCGACTCGGCGTTCGGGCGATCGATCACATGCCTCGCGCCAGCGAGCACATCGGCGAAATCATCGCTCACATCAAACGCCTGATGGGTAACGGCGTCGCCTACGAAGCGGGCGCTGACGTTTACTATGACGTGGCCAAGAATGCAGAGTACGGAAAGCTGAGCCACCGCAAGCCCGAGGAGCAGCATGCTGGTACGCGTGAGGGACTCGTGCATTCCGGAAAGCGGAATCCGGGCGATTTCGCATTATGGAAAGGCGCCAAGCCGGATGAGCCTGCCGACGTGCAGTACGACTCCCCCTGGGGCAAGGGCCGACCCGGCTGGCACATCGAATGTTCGGCGATGGCGATGAAATATCTCGGCCAGACGTTTGATATCCACGGCGGTGGATTGGACCTGAAGTTCCCACACCACGAGAACGAAATCGCCCAGGCGGAGATGGACACGGGCAAGCCCTTTGCCCGGTATTGGCTGCATCACGGATTGACGCGATTCAACACGAAGAAAATATCGAAGAGCGACGCGAGCTTTGAGCCGGTCATGGAGTCGCTTCAGTTGCGCAACCTGTTGGCGAAACACCCTCCGGAGTTGCTGCGATTTCTCATTCTTCAATCGCAGTATCGCTCGCCGATTGATTTCTCCGAGGAGGCTTTGCGCGCCGCGAAGACCGCACTCGACACGTTCTATCGTTTGCTGGAGCGAATCGAGCGAACAACCGGCGTCGATCCGTACACCTTGAAGGTTTTGGCGGAGCAGGTGCGCGAACAGAATCCCCTGCCGGCCGCCGAAGACCTGATTCAGGAAACCGTGCGTCAGCAGGTCCGATTTCTGGAGGCGATGGACGACGACATCAACACCGCCGGCGCGATCAGCGTTCTGTTCGAGTTGGCGGGCATTCTTAACCGCTTCCTGGACGCCTCGCGCCTGGAGACAAAGGAAGACGAGAAGTTGCGCAAGGCGGGGCAGGGCGCGGCGGGGACGTTCATGATGCTGGCGCGACTGCTCGGGCTCTTTATCGAGAAGCCGCGGGGCGAAGAGTTGGACTCGAAGGGCGATGCCGCGGGATTGCTCGATCTGATCATCGAAGTGCGAAAGATGTCGCGCGACGCGAAGCAATTTCAGATCGCCGATCGGATTCGTGACAGATTGACGGAGCTGGGCTTTACGCTGGAAGACGGCCAGGATGGCACCCGATGGCGACGCGCCTGA
- the ruvC gene encoding crossover junction endodeoxyribonuclease RuvC: protein MATRLITRPVNPARSDDAALDAASAGKPPLLILGIDPGLERTGYAVLERTDTVRDAGLIRSNPRALLASRLGEIAASLDEVIDEWRPQLVAVEELFAHYKHPRTAILMGHVRGVVLLAAARRGIGVLGLPSTHIKKALTGNGHAGKTQVQRAIQATLNLKRLPQQADVADALAIAWCAAVTSLRRDDGSAGRSQR, encoded by the coding sequence ATGGCGACGCGCCTGATCACCAGGCCTGTTAACCCGGCCCGATCTGATGATGCTGCGCTCGACGCCGCCTCAGCGGGGAAGCCCCCACTTCTGATTCTCGGAATCGATCCCGGCCTGGAGCGCACGGGTTATGCCGTCCTGGAGCGTACGGACACGGTCCGCGACGCCGGCTTGATTCGCTCCAATCCACGGGCCTTACTCGCATCGCGGCTGGGAGAGATCGCCGCGAGTCTCGACGAGGTCATCGACGAATGGCGACCGCAGCTCGTCGCCGTGGAGGAATTGTTCGCTCATTACAAACATCCACGCACGGCGATTCTGATGGGGCATGTTCGTGGGGTTGTGCTGCTCGCCGCGGCAAGGCGGGGTATTGGTGTTCTCGGGCTGCCGTCTACCCACATCAAGAAAGCGCTGACGGGAAACGGCCACGCTGGAAAAACGCAGGTGCAGCGTGCGATTCAGGCGACACTGAACCTGAAGCGTTTGCCGCAGCAGGCCGACGTCGCCGACGCACTGGCCATCGCGTGGTGCGCGGCGGTCACGAGTTTGAGACGCGACGACGGCTCGGCGGGGAGATCGCAACGATGA
- the trxA gene encoding thioredoxin — translation MAGPDTLEFTDANFESEVLQSGQPVLVDFWADWCMPCKALGPTIDELATEYSGRVKVGKMDTEANRETPVKYNIQAIPTVLIFKDGQVAQKFVGLTSKKDFQAALAGA, via the coding sequence ATGGCCGGACCAGATACACTCGAATTCACGGACGCCAACTTTGAATCGGAAGTACTCCAATCGGGCCAGCCGGTCCTTGTCGATTTCTGGGCCGACTGGTGCATGCCCTGCAAAGCCCTCGGCCCGACCATCGACGAACTCGCCACGGAGTATTCCGGCCGCGTGAAGGTCGGCAAGATGGACACCGAGGCCAATCGCGAGACGCCGGTCAAGTACAACATTCAGGCAATCCCGACCGTGCTGATCTTCAAGGACGGGCAAGTGGCACAAAAGTTCGTCGGCCTCACCAGCAAGAAGGACTTCCAGGCGGCCCTCGCCGGCGCCTAA
- the ispF gene encoding 2-C-methyl-D-erythritol 2,4-cyclodiphosphate synthase, whose product MTTDLIIHRIGLGTDLHRLVAGGPLRLGGVDIPFEYQAAAHSDGDVVLHAVTDALLGAAGLPDIGERYPDSDPANKGADSRRFIAEVLGDLRRSGFVPVNLDIVIQAERPKLSAHKASIRDSVAQLLGLSPDRVAVKAKTNEGLDAIGRGEAVGCVAVVGLMSISC is encoded by the coding sequence ATGACGACAGACTTAATCATTCATCGGATTGGGCTGGGCACCGACCTTCATCGCCTGGTTGCGGGCGGACCCTTGCGATTGGGCGGCGTCGATATCCCGTTTGAATACCAGGCGGCGGCGCACAGCGATGGTGACGTCGTTCTGCATGCGGTCACCGATGCACTGCTTGGCGCGGCAGGGCTGCCAGACATCGGCGAGCGGTACCCGGACAGCGATCCGGCGAACAAAGGGGCGGACAGTCGCAGGTTTATCGCCGAGGTACTTGGAGATCTTCGCCGTAGCGGGTTCGTCCCTGTGAATCTCGATATCGTGATTCAGGCCGAACGACCGAAGCTTTCGGCTCACAAGGCCTCCATTCGTGACTCGGTTGCCCAGCTTCTCGGCCTCTCGCCCGATCGTGTGGCGGTCAAGGCGAAGACCAACGAGGGCCTCGACGCCATCGGGCGAGGCGAGGCCGTCGGCTGCGTGGCCGTGGTTGGCCTCATGTCGATCTCTTGTTAG
- a CDS encoding DUF4286 family protein codes for MTGRILYEVQATFTHEDAALRWEEWLRAKHIADVVAAGALDGKVIRLDSPAATLVAQYWFDSREAFDRYLADHAPRLRAEGIALFAPEEVTYTRRTGEQIA; via the coding sequence ATGACCGGGCGGATTCTTTACGAAGTCCAGGCTACCTTCACTCACGAAGATGCGGCGCTTCGCTGGGAAGAGTGGCTGCGCGCAAAGCACATCGCGGACGTCGTCGCCGCGGGGGCTTTGGACGGGAAGGTCATACGCCTCGATTCGCCGGCCGCCACACTTGTCGCTCAATATTGGTTCGATTCGCGGGAGGCGTTTGATCGGTATCTTGCTGACCATGCCCCGCGCCTGCGCGCCGAGGGGATTGCCCTCTTCGCCCCGGAGGAAGTCACCTATACACGTCGGACCGGCGAACAAATCGCGTAG